A single window of Hymenobacter sp. APR13 DNA harbors:
- a CDS encoding two-component regulator propeller domain-containing protein, which translates to MIRLLRTLGFGTMLFAGLLAAPLAGQAQGVGYGDWQLHLPTSSSRVLADAGPRIYVAAENAFYYFDKETSTTTVLSRRDGLNGVGVQTLAYDSVSQQLLVAYRDANLDLLSPDGGRVRNVSDIQRKQLSGAKTVNHIHFNGTRGYLSCDFGLLVLDMNRLEVRDTYVNIGPLGVAVKVYASTTVGGFVFAATDKGLLRASLSANLADFRSWNLDVPAPDGTFRTLVTHNGQVLAGRNFGGLLRYRSGTTWEPVATVYADQYRSLTSSRAGLIITDGRQVSLLNTATNALTVLRNAAVPVPINALRSRDGAIYVADEQRGLLRTTDRTTFEQFMPNAPQSKEAFGLLADARRNTVDVFTGGFNTASYVQSEKFEGFYEFKDGRWTNVTKEAYPNRAEYPNLKDLTRGARTPDGTLYIGSYGDGLLRWKGPGDFKQYTPANSPLVSAIPGAPYTRVTDVAVSAEGDVWVASRHPEQPGRSALHVLNPATDTWRTVPFYPGFDNLDRLALDDFGAVWVTQARKSGTGLMAYDDVNKGVPVYFTQGNGLPSNTVFALAKDRRGAIWATTDKGVALIDDPSSAFSTTNPVFTTPFLNGFPTLIEEVVRSIAIDGANRKWFGTDRGLWLFDENATKMLLHFTTDNSPLPSNQITDVAVNDKTGEVFVATPGGVVSYRGSATITEGAPKDCAQVSPNPVRTNFTGQVGVSGLANNGIVKITDVTGKLVYQTTATGGTVIWNLADYNGRKVQSGVYLVLSSDADGKNGCVSKIAVVEQ; encoded by the coding sequence ATGATTCGTTTGCTACGCACGTTAGGTTTCGGTACGATGCTATTTGCCGGGCTGCTGGCGGCGCCACTTGCTGGACAGGCCCAGGGCGTGGGCTACGGCGACTGGCAGCTGCACCTGCCCACCAGCAGCTCGCGGGTGCTGGCCGATGCCGGCCCGCGCATCTACGTGGCCGCCGAAAACGCTTTCTACTACTTCGATAAGGAAACCAGCACCACCACGGTGCTTTCGCGCCGCGACGGACTCAACGGCGTGGGCGTGCAAACCCTGGCCTACGACTCGGTGAGCCAGCAGCTGCTGGTGGCCTACCGCGACGCCAACCTCGACCTGCTCAGCCCCGACGGTGGCCGGGTGCGCAACGTCAGCGACATCCAGCGCAAGCAGCTGTCGGGCGCCAAAACCGTCAACCACATTCACTTCAACGGCACCCGGGGCTACCTCTCCTGCGACTTTGGGCTGCTTGTGCTGGACATGAACCGGCTGGAGGTGCGCGATACCTACGTCAATATCGGGCCGCTGGGCGTGGCCGTGAAGGTGTACGCCAGCACCACCGTGGGCGGCTTCGTGTTTGCGGCCACCGACAAGGGCCTGCTGCGCGCCAGCCTGAGCGCCAACCTCGCCGACTTCCGCTCCTGGAACCTCGACGTGCCCGCGCCCGACGGCACGTTCCGCACGTTGGTCACGCACAACGGGCAGGTGCTGGCCGGCCGCAACTTCGGGGGGCTGCTGCGCTACCGCTCCGGCACCACCTGGGAGCCGGTGGCCACCGTCTACGCCGACCAGTACCGGAGCCTCACCTCGTCGCGCGCCGGGCTCATCATCACCGATGGCCGCCAGGTGTCGTTGCTGAATACGGCCACTAATGCCCTCACGGTGCTGCGCAATGCCGCCGTGCCGGTACCCATCAACGCCCTGCGCAGCCGCGACGGCGCCATCTACGTGGCCGACGAGCAGCGCGGCCTGCTGCGCACCACCGACCGCACTACCTTCGAGCAGTTCATGCCGAATGCGCCGCAGAGCAAGGAGGCGTTCGGGCTGCTGGCCGATGCGCGCCGGAACACCGTGGACGTGTTTACGGGCGGCTTCAATACGGCTTCCTATGTGCAGAGCGAGAAGTTTGAGGGCTTCTACGAGTTCAAGGACGGCCGCTGGACTAACGTCACCAAGGAAGCTTACCCCAACCGCGCCGAATACCCCAACCTTAAGGACCTGACCCGCGGCGCCCGCACCCCCGATGGCACGCTCTACATCGGCAGCTACGGCGACGGGTTGCTGCGCTGGAAAGGCCCCGGCGACTTCAAGCAGTACACGCCTGCCAACAGCCCGCTGGTCAGCGCCATCCCTGGCGCGCCCTACACTCGCGTCACCGACGTGGCCGTGTCGGCCGAGGGCGATGTGTGGGTGGCCTCGCGCCACCCCGAGCAGCCGGGCCGCTCAGCCCTGCATGTGCTCAACCCCGCTACCGATACCTGGCGCACCGTGCCGTTCTACCCTGGCTTCGACAACCTCGACCGGCTGGCCCTCGATGATTTTGGGGCGGTGTGGGTGACGCAGGCCCGCAAAAGCGGTACTGGCCTGATGGCCTACGACGACGTGAACAAGGGCGTACCCGTGTACTTCACGCAGGGCAATGGCCTGCCGTCGAACACCGTGTTTGCGCTGGCCAAAGACCGCCGCGGCGCTATCTGGGCTACCACCGACAAAGGCGTGGCCCTCATCGACGACCCCAGTTCGGCGTTTTCCACCACCAATCCGGTCTTCACCACGCCGTTCCTGAACGGTTTCCCGACCCTGATTGAGGAAGTGGTGCGCTCCATTGCCATTGATGGAGCCAACCGCAAGTGGTTCGGCACTGACCGCGGCCTGTGGTTGTTTGATGAAAACGCCACCAAGATGCTGCTGCACTTCACCACCGACAACAGCCCGCTACCCAGCAACCAGATAACGGACGTGGCCGTGAACGACAAAACCGGCGAGGTATTCGTGGCCACGCCGGGCGGCGTGGTATCCTACCGTGGCTCGGCCACCATCACGGAAGGCGCGCCCAAGGACTGCGCCCAGGTGTCGCCGAACCCGGTGCGCACCAACTTCACGGGCCAGGTAGGCGTGTCGGGGCTGGCTAACAACGGCATCGTCAAAATCACGGACGTGACGGGCAAGCTCGTCTACCAGACCACCGCCACCGGCGGCACCGTCATCTGGAACCTGGCCGACTACAACGGCCGCAAGGTGCAGTCGGGCGTGTACCTGGTGCTGTCGTCGGATGCCGACGGCAAGAACGGCTGCGTGAGCAAAATCGCCGTAGTGGAGCAGTAG
- a CDS encoding thymidine kinase, translating into MFIEPRVGNGRDAARRGWIEVVCGSMFSGKTEELIRRLNRAKIARQHVEIFKPALDTRYHQEDVVSHNANSIRSTPVPVAQEILLLAGGCDVVGIDEAQFFDDSLVDVCVQLANRGSRVIVAGLDMDFLGKPFGPMPALMAVAEYVTKVHAVCVCCGEIASYSFRMAASEDKILLGETDVYEARCRPCFLDGMQDKALHETSTTHKH; encoded by the coding sequence TTGTTTATTGAACCCCGCGTCGGCAATGGCCGTGATGCCGCCCGCCGCGGCTGGATTGAAGTGGTGTGCGGCTCCATGTTCTCGGGCAAAACCGAAGAGCTGATCCGGCGGCTGAACCGGGCCAAGATTGCCCGCCAGCACGTCGAAATCTTCAAGCCCGCCCTCGATACCCGCTACCACCAGGAAGACGTGGTGTCGCACAACGCCAACAGCATCCGGTCCACGCCGGTGCCGGTGGCGCAGGAAATCCTGCTGCTGGCCGGCGGCTGCGACGTGGTAGGCATCGACGAAGCCCAGTTTTTCGACGACAGCCTTGTGGACGTGTGCGTGCAGCTGGCCAACCGCGGCTCCCGCGTCATCGTGGCCGGCCTCGACATGGACTTTCTGGGCAAGCCCTTCGGCCCCATGCCCGCCCTGATGGCCGTGGCCGAGTACGTGACCAAGGTGCACGCCGTGTGCGTGTGCTGCGGCGAAATTGCGTCGTACTCGTTCCGCATGGCGGCCTCCGAAGACAAGATCCTGCTCGGCGAAACCGACGTGTACGAGGCCCGCTGCCGCCCCTGTTTTCTGGACGGTATGCAGGACAAGGCCCTGCACGAAACCAGCACCACCCACAAGCACTAA
- a CDS encoding 2Fe-2S iron-sulfur cluster-binding protein — MPTLTVQNLPAASAVPVPAGTTLLAALQAAGHDWMHACGAKGRCTTCRLLVTSGLEALTPPTAAELRYRAAGRLLETERLTCQARLPEGHITGRVPVALQLPHVQYSAE; from the coding sequence ATGCCTACGCTCACCGTGCAAAACCTGCCTGCGGCTTCGGCCGTGCCCGTGCCCGCCGGCACCACGCTGCTCGCGGCCCTGCAAGCCGCCGGCCACGACTGGATGCACGCCTGCGGCGCCAAGGGCCGCTGCACCACCTGCCGCCTGCTCGTCACGAGCGGCCTCGAGGCCCTAACGCCGCCCACTGCCGCCGAGTTGCGCTACCGGGCCGCCGGCCGCCTGCTCGAAACCGAGCGCCTCACCTGCCAGGCCCGGCTGCCGGAAGGCCATATAACGGGCCGGGTGCCGGTGGCATTGCAGCTACCGCACGTGCAGTATTCGGCAGAGTAG